A section of the Salmo trutta chromosome 4, fSalTru1.1, whole genome shotgun sequence genome encodes:
- the LOC115191550 gene encoding forkhead box protein A1-B yields the protein MEDRSSCNNDRERLGIRFTIDYLLYNKDSKCMREEQNIPTVEQTPHSLLEGQSSDILSERKMTKPGSPEKGPEGKEGSEEENEEEEEIKGGKDEEETTTDSPQDKPSQSYISLISMAILASEEKKLLLCDIYQWIMDNYSYFKSKDKNWRNSVRHNLSLNECFVKAGRSDNGKGHFWAIHPTNFQDFSNGDYHRRRARRRIRRVTGQLPYALHTPYYPLHRPRGVWCWCCPPAHPLSYVSARIYWSWASLQTRRHPATLRFNSTT from the exons ATGGAGGACAGAAGCAGCTGCAACAATGACCGGGAGCGCTTGGGAATACGCTTTACCATAGACTACCTGCTGTACAACAAGGACAGTAAGTGTATGAGAGAAGAGCAAAATATTCCCACAGTGGAGCAGACCCCTCATAGCCTACTGGAGGGCCAGAGTTCTGACATCCTCTCAGAGAGGAAAATGACCAAACCTGGGAGCCCTGAGAAGGGGCCAGAGGGAAAAGAGGGGTCAGAGGAGGagaatgaagaggaggaggagatcaaAGGGGGAAAAGATGAAGAGGAAACCACTACAGACAGCCCACAGGACAAGCCTTCCCAGTCCTACATCTCCCTTATCTCCATGGCCATACTTGCTTCAGAGGAGAAGAAGCTCTTGCTGTGTGACATCTATCAGTGGATCATGGACAACTACTCCTACTTCAAGAGCAAG GATAAGAACTGGAGGAACAGCGTCAGACACAACCTGTCCCTGAACGAGTGCTTTGTGAAGGCTGGTCGGAGTGACAATGGTAAAGGCCATTTCTGGGCCATCCACCCTACTAACTTCCAGGACTTCTCCAATGGGGACTACCATCGCCGCCGAGCTCGCCGCAGGATCCGCAGAGTAACAGGACAGCTCCCCTACGCCCTGCACACACCCTATTACCCCCTCCATAGGCCCAGGGGGGTGTGGTGCTGGTGCTGTCCCCCAGCCCACCCTCTGTCTTACGTCTCAGCCAGGATCTATTGGAGCTGGGCCAGCCTGCAGACCAGACGACACCCAGCCACGCTCAGGTTCAATAGCACCACATAG